Proteins from a genomic interval of Paenibacillus sp. FSL R5-0623:
- a CDS encoding response regulator transcription factor has product MTKVLIIEDDNMLGDTLSLYLQGEGYDVIRVANARDGLLQLQARPDILLLDLLLPDSEGNNPCSLMRQHTAIPIIVISSLTEVSERIRSLIDGADDYVCKPFSMQEVKARIEAVLRRYSILNSSIVTVQDCGISLDLARRAVLLNNQRVEMTFSEFEIMKLFVLNPGKVYSRYALIEAIRGIDAYINDRTIDVHITKLRKKIEENPKNPQYIQTIWGVGYKFTP; this is encoded by the coding sequence ATGACCAAAGTGCTTATCATTGAGGACGATAACATGTTAGGAGATACATTATCCCTGTATTTGCAAGGTGAGGGGTATGATGTTATCCGTGTCGCTAACGCAAGAGATGGTCTTCTACAACTTCAAGCGCGGCCTGATATCCTGCTTCTTGACCTGTTGCTCCCTGATTCGGAAGGCAACAATCCCTGTTCTCTCATGCGTCAGCATACAGCAATTCCCATCATCGTCATCTCTTCGTTAACCGAAGTCTCGGAGCGAATTCGATCATTAATAGATGGAGCTGATGATTATGTATGCAAGCCTTTCAGCATGCAGGAAGTGAAAGCACGTATTGAGGCTGTATTACGTCGTTACTCCATATTGAATAGCTCCATTGTCACTGTACAGGATTGCGGAATTTCTCTCGATTTGGCTCGGCGAGCCGTCCTGTTGAATAACCAGCGAGTGGAGATGACATTCTCCGAATTTGAGATCATGAAGCTATTTGTCCTCAATCCCGGCAAAGTCTACAGTCGTTATGCCTTGATTGAAGCCATTCGTGGTATTGATGCTTATATTAATGATCGCACCATCGATGTACACATTACCAAGCTTCGTAAAAAAATTGAAGAAAACCCGAAAAACCCCCAATATATTCAAACCATCTGGGGGGTCGGATATAAGTTCACACCTTAA
- a CDS encoding helix-turn-helix transcriptional regulator has protein sequence MNYDVRLQALSTFLKTQRSKISPESVGLPTGSRRRTPGLRREEVSQLAGVSTTWYTWLEQGRDIQVSHSVLDNIASALRLTADERKYLFSLAMDHHSELPTPEEEPVQLHPSLQKILQELHHCPTVISDRRCYIVGWNDAARHVFMDFEQIAPEQRNMISLLFDRKEFRRLAVNWEDFVSGFLAIFRAYYGQYVDDEWYNLFLDDMMNRHPDFHTLWKQSSVSSAPDVLIEFRHSKAGKMLFDLTSLQVQGSSDLRCSVYTPAPETATERKLMRLIEREADSHVGKH, from the coding sequence TTGAACTACGATGTCAGGTTACAGGCATTGTCCACTTTTCTGAAAACACAGCGTTCCAAAATTTCTCCCGAATCGGTCGGTTTACCCACTGGAAGTCGGAGAAGAACGCCTGGGCTGAGGAGAGAAGAGGTTTCCCAACTGGCAGGAGTGAGTACAACATGGTATACCTGGCTTGAGCAAGGTCGGGATATTCAGGTATCCCATTCCGTGTTGGATAACATTGCTTCAGCACTAAGACTTACTGCAGATGAACGAAAATATCTGTTTTCGCTCGCTATGGACCATCACTCGGAGCTGCCCACGCCGGAAGAAGAACCGGTTCAACTTCACCCTTCCTTGCAGAAAATTTTGCAGGAACTTCATCACTGCCCTACCGTGATCTCGGATCGACGTTGTTACATCGTCGGCTGGAATGACGCAGCCCGCCATGTTTTTATGGACTTTGAACAGATTGCCCCCGAACAGCGGAATATGATCAGTCTGTTATTTGATCGCAAGGAATTTCGCAGGCTTGCGGTGAACTGGGAGGACTTTGTTAGCGGATTTCTGGCGATTTTCCGTGCCTATTATGGTCAGTATGTCGATGATGAGTGGTATAATTTATTTCTGGATGACATGATGAACAGACATCCTGATTTCCATACCCTTTGGAAACAAAGCAGCGTCAGCAGTGCTCCGGATGTCTTAATCGAATTCAGACATTCCAAAGCAGGCAAAATGTTGTTTGATCTGACTTCGTTGCAGGTTCAAGGCAGCTCCGATCTGCGTTGCAGTGTCTACACGCCGGCACCAGAGACCGCTACCGAGCGTAAACTGATGCGCCTGATCGAGCGTGAAGCAGATTCACATGTTGGCAAGCATTGA
- the nirB gene encoding nitrite reductase large subunit NirB has translation MSRSKLVIIGNGMAGVKCVEEIIALEPDTYEIVIYGNEPRPNYNRIMLSKVLQGEHSLQDIIINDWTWYAEHHIRLCTGETVHRIDTRGKYIETESGLKETYDVLILATGSSPFIPPIPGMDKERVMSFRTIDDCTRMSDYSKVYRKAAVIGGGLLGLEAARGLLHLGMEAVVVHNAHYIMNRQLDQKAAAMLQQELERQGMSFLLAKNTQKITGRSQAQGLLFTDGSKLEAQVVIVAVGIRPNVDLARRSGIATNRAIMVDDYMRTSIPDIYAVGECAEHRGISYGLVAPLYEQGKVLARTLCGQETSEYKGSIPYSQLKVSGVDVFSAGEISGEGMQTAIQHLDGIQGTYKKVLMQAGKVRGAILFGDTTEGTALLGLVQRGADVAELAPREGAPDPAEMAAAALPAQETVCACNNVTKAAIMKAIQEQDLETADQVKEQTKASGSCGGCRPMVAALLKHTHNLKKSGGGTVATPDKPASLPVCSCTELGHAELKEMLDDIVVMEVGLPDISLILQKLGWGSEHGCSVCRPVIHYYLKVSNRKINDREIMNTEYRIKERNGYQAEFSRDDEVEGHLEIQVRWDDQIPLSSYARDARGLATQLRTRWIGAAMPSPVNMGVAPGPGSLVSALVQDIGLLASPAGWEIYAGGHAEHPVKQGGLLGVAETEVQAAALASACLQWYRQTAWYDEPLWAWTERLGLMSIRETLLDDQLQKELAATLQADI, from the coding sequence ATGAGCAGAAGCAAACTGGTGATTATCGGGAATGGCATGGCTGGAGTGAAGTGTGTCGAAGAGATTATCGCACTGGAGCCTGATACGTATGAGATTGTAATCTACGGCAATGAACCCCGTCCCAACTACAATCGGATCATGTTATCGAAAGTGTTGCAGGGTGAGCATTCGTTACAGGATATCATTATCAATGATTGGACTTGGTATGCCGAGCATCATATCCGGCTATGTACAGGTGAAACGGTACACCGCATTGATACCCGTGGAAAATATATCGAGACGGAATCCGGACTAAAAGAAACCTATGATGTCCTGATTCTGGCGACAGGGTCTTCACCGTTTATCCCACCGATTCCGGGAATGGATAAAGAGCGGGTCATGTCCTTTCGAACGATTGATGATTGTACGCGCATGTCTGATTATTCCAAAGTATATCGCAAGGCCGCCGTTATTGGTGGTGGATTGCTTGGGCTGGAGGCGGCGCGAGGGTTGTTGCATCTGGGTATGGAAGCTGTGGTGGTCCATAACGCACATTACATTATGAACCGGCAATTGGATCAGAAGGCTGCAGCGATGCTTCAACAGGAACTTGAAAGACAGGGCATGTCCTTTCTTTTGGCCAAAAATACGCAGAAAATTACCGGGCGATCACAGGCCCAGGGGCTGCTATTCACAGATGGTTCCAAGCTTGAAGCTCAGGTTGTCATTGTCGCTGTTGGAATTCGGCCGAATGTGGACCTGGCCAGACGAAGCGGAATCGCTACGAATCGGGCAATCATGGTGGATGATTATATGCGCACCAGTATACCGGATATCTACGCTGTTGGAGAATGCGCCGAACATCGGGGAATCAGTTATGGGCTGGTGGCCCCCTTATATGAGCAAGGAAAAGTGCTCGCACGTACGCTCTGTGGCCAGGAAACTTCTGAATATAAGGGTTCAATTCCTTATTCACAACTGAAGGTATCAGGAGTTGATGTTTTCTCGGCTGGCGAGATTAGTGGTGAAGGCATGCAGACCGCAATTCAACATCTGGATGGCATTCAAGGCACATATAAAAAAGTGCTGATGCAGGCTGGCAAAGTGCGTGGAGCCATTTTATTTGGAGATACAACCGAAGGAACGGCATTGCTTGGACTTGTGCAACGAGGTGCAGATGTGGCGGAATTGGCTCCGCGTGAAGGCGCCCCGGACCCTGCTGAGATGGCTGCTGCGGCATTACCGGCTCAGGAGACCGTATGTGCATGCAACAATGTGACCAAGGCTGCCATTATGAAGGCTATTCAAGAACAGGATCTCGAGACGGCAGATCAGGTGAAGGAACAGACGAAGGCTTCTGGTTCATGCGGTGGCTGTCGCCCGATGGTGGCTGCTCTGTTGAAACATACGCATAACCTGAAAAAAAGCGGCGGTGGCACAGTGGCTACACCGGATAAACCTGCTTCATTGCCAGTCTGCAGTTGTACGGAGCTTGGGCATGCAGAACTAAAGGAAATGCTGGATGACATCGTTGTTATGGAGGTAGGGCTACCAGACATATCATTGATCTTGCAGAAGCTGGGTTGGGGTTCGGAACATGGTTGCTCGGTATGTCGCCCCGTAATTCATTATTACTTAAAGGTATCCAATCGAAAGATCAATGACAGAGAGATCATGAATACGGAATATCGGATAAAAGAACGGAATGGATATCAGGCTGAATTTTCAAGGGACGATGAGGTCGAAGGTCACTTAGAGATTCAGGTGCGCTGGGATGATCAGATCCCGTTGTCATCCTATGCGAGGGATGCCAGGGGATTGGCTACACAACTTCGTACACGTTGGATCGGCGCTGCGATGCCGTCGCCGGTGAATATGGGCGTTGCACCAGGGCCTGGTTCGTTGGTGAGCGCACTGGTGCAGGATATCGGCCTGCTGGCTTCACCAGCTGGGTGGGAGATCTATGCAGGCGGTCATGCAGAGCATCCGGTCAAACAAGGTGGCTTGCTCGGGGTGGCTGAAACAGAGGTACAAGCGGCAGCACTCGCATCAGCCTGCCTTCAATGGTATCGCCAAACCGCTTGGTATGATGAGCCGTTATGGGCATGGACGGAACGATTGGGATTAATGTCCATTCGGGAAACGCTGCTGGATGACCAGTTACAGAAGGAACTGGCGGCAACACTTCAAGCTGATATATAG
- a CDS encoding nitrate/nitrite transporter, with the protein MESKSFWKSGHKPTLFGAFMYFDISFMIWGMLGPLAVVIALDYPMTPLEKANLVALPILGGSILRLVLGFMSDYIGPKLTAQIGMLVTLVPLLLGWLWVDSLSQLYVVALLLGVAGASFAAALPLAGQWYGKEHQGLAMGIAGAGNSGTVLATLFANRLATHFGSWEVVFGLAIIPIAIVFILFSLFAKNSPNRPEPKKLSQYGSLLKQKDAWVFCAFYCVTFGGFVGLCNYLTIFFNTQYGLSPVRAADITTFCVIAGSFFRPVGGYLADKIGGTRMLTFLYTGACIMLIGVSFMPPLPVVVVMLFLGMMCLGAGNGSVFQLVPQRFGNEIGLMTGIVGAAGGLGGYALPLILGQLYSSYQSYTPGFVILSLIAAASLFLVLFMQSRWRVSWLSRSNKGMAESTSLSS; encoded by the coding sequence ATGGAGAGCAAAAGTTTTTGGAAAAGCGGGCATAAGCCCACCCTATTCGGAGCGTTTATGTATTTTGACATCAGTTTTATGATATGGGGAATGTTGGGTCCACTCGCAGTTGTCATAGCATTGGACTATCCGATGACTCCGCTGGAAAAGGCCAATCTGGTCGCATTGCCTATCCTTGGTGGCTCCATCCTGCGGCTTGTGCTTGGCTTCATGTCTGATTATATAGGTCCGAAATTGACCGCACAGATTGGAATGCTCGTCACGCTGGTTCCTTTATTACTCGGCTGGTTATGGGTTGACTCCTTAAGCCAACTATACGTGGTAGCACTCTTGCTTGGTGTTGCAGGTGCCTCCTTTGCCGCTGCGCTACCTCTGGCGGGTCAATGGTATGGCAAAGAGCATCAGGGTCTGGCCATGGGTATTGCCGGGGCGGGTAACAGTGGAACCGTACTCGCGACATTGTTTGCCAATCGATTGGCTACACATTTTGGCAGCTGGGAAGTCGTGTTCGGACTTGCTATTATACCAATCGCTATTGTATTTATTCTCTTTTCTCTTTTTGCCAAGAATAGCCCTAACCGACCTGAACCCAAAAAATTGTCCCAATACGGAAGTCTGCTTAAACAAAAAGATGCCTGGGTATTCTGTGCCTTCTATTGTGTAACCTTTGGCGGCTTCGTTGGATTATGTAACTATCTCACCATCTTCTTCAATACCCAGTACGGGCTCTCTCCTGTTCGTGCCGCTGACATTACCACGTTCTGTGTGATCGCAGGTAGTTTCTTCCGGCCTGTCGGGGGTTATCTGGCGGACAAAATTGGCGGAACACGTATGCTGACTTTCCTGTACACAGGAGCCTGTATCATGCTAATTGGCGTATCCTTCATGCCACCTCTGCCTGTAGTGGTAGTCATGCTGTTCCTCGGTATGATGTGTCTGGGAGCCGGAAATGGCTCCGTGTTTCAACTGGTTCCGCAACGGTTCGGCAATGAGATTGGTCTGATGACAGGTATTGTAGGTGCCGCTGGCGGATTGGGCGGATATGCACTGCCGCTGATTCTTGGTCAACTGTACAGCAGCTATCAATCCTATACACCAGGTTTTGTCATTCTTAGCCTGATTGCGGCAGCTTCCCTCTTCCTTGTTCTCTTCATGCAATCCCGCTGGCGTGTAAGCTGGCTGAGCCGAAGCAACAAAGGCATGGCGGAATCGACGTCCCTCTCTTCGTAA
- a CDS encoding molybdopterin oxidoreductase family protein, translating into MGLSVSSEPTASKLYVKETQCPYCSVQCKMTVEELAAPVAGQRRGEYTVQGVPNEASQGRLCVKGMNAHQHALSGQRLMHPLIRRNGELESCSWEEAIQTIAERFQDLKDSYGADTVGVYGGGSLTNETAYLLGKFARVALGTKYIDYNGRFCMSAAASAGSKVFGMDRGLTFRLSDIPKAGCIVLAGTNIAECQPTLLPYFNQAKENGAFIIVIDPRKTATAAIADLHLQVKPGMDALLADAMLKVIMDAGLVDPHFIGERTHGYDQLIQGLADLQLELAAQTCGVDLALIRQAAMAYGEAETGMIMTARGVEQQTDGHMAVRHFLNLVLATGKIGREGCGYGAITGQGNGQGGREHGQKADQLPGYRSIENEADRAYVATVWGVDPASLPGKGVSAYEMMEKVHDQEIRALLVMGSNPVVSNPNVRLVEEGLRKLDFLIVADMFLSETARMADLVLPVTSYMENEGTLTNLEGRVLLREQGRPAPGETLDDWDILCRIAAQLGKASYFEYDTAEDIFNELRVASRGGVADYYGISYERLRNEKGVYWPCSALEDQGEGLLFGERFAHPDGKAAFTFESSPGWNDVSPKFPLILTNGRVLPHYLTGVQTHRSPALAARELENFVELHPATAARYRIHDGEWVEIQSTYGSFTVRSRIKDSIREDTLFVPMHWGGIQNVNRATRPELDPFCRMPGFKTAAVTIRPLRLVR; encoded by the coding sequence ATGGGATTATCCGTGAGTTCAGAACCAACAGCCTCCAAGCTCTATGTAAAGGAAACCCAGTGTCCGTATTGCAGTGTGCAGTGCAAGATGACTGTTGAAGAATTGGCTGCACCTGTTGCGGGCCAGCGTCGTGGTGAGTATACGGTTCAGGGTGTTCCGAATGAAGCCTCCCAGGGCAGGTTGTGTGTGAAGGGTATGAATGCTCATCAACATGCGCTCAGTGGTCAACGATTAATGCATCCGCTCATTCGTCGCAATGGCGAGCTTGAATCCTGTTCCTGGGAGGAGGCCATTCAGACCATCGCAGAGCGGTTTCAGGACTTGAAAGATTCATACGGAGCAGATACGGTCGGAGTCTACGGAGGCGGATCTTTGACAAATGAAACAGCCTATCTGCTCGGCAAGTTCGCCAGAGTTGCATTGGGGACAAAATATATCGACTATAATGGACGGTTCTGCATGTCAGCTGCGGCTTCAGCTGGCAGTAAAGTCTTCGGGATGGATCGTGGATTGACGTTCCGTCTGTCCGATATTCCCAAGGCAGGCTGCATTGTACTTGCAGGTACCAATATTGCAGAATGCCAACCTACCCTTCTGCCATACTTTAATCAGGCGAAGGAGAACGGAGCCTTCATTATTGTTATTGATCCACGCAAGACGGCAACCGCAGCCATTGCTGACCTTCACTTGCAGGTGAAACCCGGCATGGATGCTCTGCTAGCGGATGCCATGTTGAAGGTGATTATGGATGCCGGATTGGTAGACCCTCATTTTATAGGCGAACGAACGCACGGTTACGACCAATTGATACAAGGGTTGGCTGATTTGCAACTCGAACTGGCGGCACAAACGTGCGGGGTTGATCTGGCGCTGATTCGTCAGGCAGCGATGGCCTATGGTGAGGCAGAGACAGGCATGATCATGACAGCACGTGGTGTGGAGCAGCAGACAGATGGACATATGGCCGTCAGGCACTTTCTGAACCTGGTGCTCGCGACTGGCAAAATCGGCCGAGAAGGCTGTGGATATGGTGCAATCACAGGTCAGGGGAACGGGCAAGGCGGACGGGAGCATGGGCAGAAGGCTGACCAGCTGCCGGGCTATCGATCTATTGAAAATGAAGCTGATCGTGCCTATGTGGCAACCGTCTGGGGTGTGGACCCTGCAAGTTTGCCAGGCAAAGGGGTGTCCGCCTACGAGATGATGGAGAAGGTCCATGATCAGGAGATTCGGGCGTTGCTCGTGATGGGCTCCAACCCGGTCGTATCCAATCCCAATGTGCGTTTGGTGGAAGAAGGTCTGCGCAAGCTGGATTTTCTGATCGTGGCAGACATGTTTCTGTCAGAGACAGCGCGAATGGCTGATCTGGTTCTGCCGGTTACGTCTTATATGGAGAATGAAGGTACACTGACCAATCTGGAGGGGCGGGTTCTGCTCCGTGAACAGGGGCGGCCTGCGCCGGGAGAAACGCTCGATGATTGGGATATATTATGCCGGATTGCCGCACAATTGGGTAAAGCTTCTTATTTTGAATATGACACTGCTGAGGATATCTTTAATGAGCTTCGGGTGGCGAGTCGTGGCGGAGTTGCTGATTACTATGGCATTTCCTATGAGCGTTTGCGTAACGAGAAAGGGGTGTACTGGCCGTGTTCTGCCCTGGAGGATCAGGGAGAAGGACTACTGTTCGGTGAACGATTCGCTCACCCGGACGGCAAAGCAGCATTCACATTTGAATCCAGCCCGGGATGGAATGATGTATCGCCGAAATTCCCCCTAATTCTCACCAATGGGCGTGTGCTGCCTCATTATCTTACAGGGGTGCAGACACATCGAAGTCCGGCACTGGCAGCTCGTGAATTGGAGAACTTTGTTGAACTTCACCCAGCTACCGCTGCCCGTTATCGTATTCACGATGGAGAGTGGGTAGAGATTCAATCGACGTACGGAAGCTTTACGGTTCGTTCGCGCATCAAAGATTCGATTCGGGAGGATACCTTGTTCGTGCCGATGCATTGGGGTGGCATTCAGAATGTGAATCGGGCCACCAGACCAGAGCTAGATCCGTTCTGCCGGATGCCTGGGTTCAAGACAGCAGCTGTAACCATTCGACCTTTGCGCTTGGTTAGATGA
- the fabF gene encoding beta-ketoacyl-ACP synthase II: protein MERVVITGMGVISPLGNNVDTFWNGLIEGRSGISPIEHFDTASYKTRIAGMVRDFDGEERFGRKEARRMDRFVQFAVAAADQAVSQSGLVMDELDRERVGVYIGSGIGGIQTLMEQGKVLSDRGPARVSPTLVPMMISNMAAAMVSMRFGCWGPTLSPVTACSIGNTAIGEAFRLIRHGGADVIIAGGTEAAVTEVSLASFGNATALSTRNEAFQTASRPFDAGRDGFVMAEGAGILIVESLSHALARGANILAEVIGYGASSDAYHMVATHPEGRGAYLAMKASLREAQIGPEDIDVINAHATSTEAGDLSETRAIKQLFGTGAYDIPVTANKSMTGHMLGAAGGAEAISLIQTLRHGIIPPTINQEQRDPECDLDYVPNEARKAELRIGMSNSFGFGGHNAVIVLQKYSS from the coding sequence ATGGAACGAGTCGTGATTACGGGAATGGGAGTTATCTCTCCTTTGGGAAATAATGTAGATACATTCTGGAACGGATTGATTGAGGGTAGATCAGGTATATCTCCTATAGAGCATTTTGATACAGCCTCTTACAAAACCAGAATCGCTGGCATGGTCCGTGATTTTGATGGTGAAGAGCGTTTTGGACGCAAGGAAGCAAGGCGCATGGATCGATTCGTTCAATTTGCTGTTGCTGCTGCGGATCAGGCTGTATCACAATCAGGCCTTGTGATGGACGAACTGGACCGTGAACGGGTAGGTGTATATATTGGTTCAGGCATAGGCGGCATCCAAACATTGATGGAACAAGGCAAGGTCCTGTCCGATCGGGGACCTGCGCGAGTCAGCCCAACACTGGTACCCATGATGATATCCAATATGGCGGCAGCTATGGTCAGCATGAGGTTTGGTTGCTGGGGACCGACATTGTCGCCAGTAACCGCTTGTTCCATTGGCAATACAGCCATTGGAGAGGCTTTCCGGTTAATTCGTCATGGCGGAGCCGATGTCATTATTGCTGGCGGGACAGAAGCGGCTGTAACCGAAGTGTCACTGGCAAGCTTCGGTAATGCGACAGCGTTGTCTACACGAAATGAAGCGTTCCAAACAGCAAGCCGTCCATTTGATGCGGGGAGAGACGGTTTTGTCATGGCGGAGGGCGCCGGAATTCTGATCGTTGAGTCACTATCTCATGCACTGGCAAGAGGGGCGAATATTCTTGCCGAAGTGATTGGATATGGTGCCAGTTCAGATGCGTATCATATGGTAGCTACCCACCCGGAAGGACGGGGTGCATATCTGGCGATGAAAGCATCACTGAGAGAGGCTCAGATTGGACCTGAGGACATTGATGTGATTAACGCTCATGCCACCAGTACGGAGGCAGGTGACCTGTCCGAGACGAGAGCGATCAAACAACTTTTCGGGACAGGTGCCTATGATATTCCGGTCACAGCGAATAAGTCCATGACGGGACATATGCTTGGTGCAGCAGGCGGGGCGGAAGCGATCTCGCTTATTCAAACCCTGCGGCATGGTATCATTCCTCCAACTATCAATCAGGAGCAGAGGGACCCCGAATGTGATTTGGATTATGTACCAAACGAGGCAAGAAAAGCAGAGCTGCGGATTGGGATGTCTAATTCCTTTGGATTCGGGGGCCATAATGCCGTTATTGTTCTTCAAAAGTATTCATCTTAA